In Rosa chinensis cultivar Old Blush chromosome 1, RchiOBHm-V2, whole genome shotgun sequence, a genomic segment contains:
- the LOC112195334 gene encoding non-functional NADPH-dependent codeinone reductase 2: MEKISNIPELALTVVPNSIASDKSSIPVLGLGTAAYPFVASEAAKEAILTAIKVGYRHFDTAAAYQTEPVLGEAIAEALSLGLVKSRDELFVTSKLWLTDAHYHLVLPAIHKTLKNLGLEYLDLYLIHWPMSLEPGSYDIPWKKEHLLPMDFKSVWEAMEECQKVGLTKAIGVSNFSCKKIEILLSTAKIPPAINQVEMNPLWQQKKLREFCERKGIIITAYSPLGAKGTPWGTNGVMECETLKQIAEAKRKTLAQVCLRWAYEQGVSVVVKSFNKERIKENMDIFEWELLPEEVDKINQIPQKRGCQASEFVSDNGPFKSLEELWDGDI, translated from the exons ATGGAGAAGATAAGCAATATTCCGGAGTTGGCGCTAACCGTGGTCCCAAATAGTATTGCAAGTGATAAAAGCAGTATTCCGGTGCTAGGTTTAGGAACGGCTGCATATCCTTTTGTTGCCTCTGAAGCAGCAAAAGAAGCCATTCTCACTGCAATCAAAGTCGGCTACAGACATTTTGATACCGCTGCTGCTTACCAGACGGAGCCAGTTCTTGGTGAAGCCATTGCCGAAGCTCTTTCACTTGGCCTCGTCAAATCCAGGGATGAGCTTTTTGTTACTTCCAAGCTTTGGTTGACGGATGCACACTATCACCTTGTCCTGCCTGCCATTCATAAGACACTCAA GAATCTAGGATTGGAATACCTAGATTTGTATCTCATTCATTGGCCTATGAGTTTGGAGCCGGGAAGCTATGACATACCTTGGAAGAAAGAGCATCTTCTTCCTATGGACTTCAAGTCGGTGTGGGAAGCAATGGAAGAGTGCCAGAAGGTAGGCCTCACCAAGGCAATAGGAGTCAGCAATTTCTCATGCAAAAAGATTGAAATCTTGCTTTCCACTGCAAAAATCCCTCCTGCAATCAACCAA GTGGAGATGAACCCGCTATGGCAGCAGAAAAAGCTGAGAGAGTTTTGTGAAAGAAAAGGTATAATCATCACTGCCTACTCTCCTTTGGGGGCAAAAGGGACACCGTGGGGAACAAATGGAGTGATGGAATGTGAGACGCTCAAACAAATTGCTGAAGCAAAAAGGAAAACTCTTGCTCAG GTTTGTCTGAGATGGGCATATGAGCAAGGGGTGAGTGTGGTGGTGAAGAGCTTTAACAAAGAGAGGATTAAGGAAAATATGGACATATTTGAATGGGAGCTGCTGCCTGAGGAAGTTGACAAGATCAATCAAATTCCACAAAAGAGAGGATGTCAAGCATCCGAGTTCGTTTCAGATAATGGCCCTTTCAAGTCTCTAGAAGAGCTTTGGGATGGAGATATTTAA